A stretch of DNA from Elephas maximus indicus isolate mEleMax1 chromosome 21, mEleMax1 primary haplotype, whole genome shotgun sequence:
GATacacgggagggagggagggaaatgtAGTCAAAAAGCAattattaaataagataatgtagcAGCACAGACTTGGCTGTGTCACAAAGACCCCTTTGTCGTCACAGGAGAAGAAAGCTATATCTCCCTGGCTTGTCCAAGTCTTACACTTCAGGGTCTGCAGTTCCATTTTCCAGGTGTAGACACTGAGTTTGCACTTCTGCCGCTGTGTAGTGGCCCGAAGCTGGAGGGGCTTGAGCTGAGCAGGCCACACAGTTAAGCAGAAACCCTCCTAGCACCAGAGAAAATCCAGCAAACCAGCCAATAAAGAGGGCTTCCCCAAACTCCCACCTGGGGACAATCTCAGGAATGGTCTTGTCCCAAAATTCCTGAACCGTGATGTGGGCGACCCAGGAGACTGGAACAAGAGCTGTGATCCCTGAGGTCCAGAACAGGACTCCTCCTAGAATTAGCAGTCGCTTCTTGAGATCTTGCTGTCTCTCTCCAATTCTCAGGCAGTCTAGGCCAAACCCGGAGACCAGCAGGCCCAGAAATCCAAGCCCATTTGACAGAAACATCAAAACCCTGGAGATCCTGAGTTCAGCAGGCAAAGCCAAGAAAGAGTCAAAGTCCTTGCATTGCCACCCCACTTCCTCTTGGATGACACAGGTTTGCCAGAGTCCCATGGTCCagttctccatctcatttaactCTAGATTGAGGTTTTTCCAATGTGGCAAATAAGTTGTAATAATGGATAAAACCCATCCCAGCAAAGATAATAAAAGTCCAACCGGTTGCATTGCTATTCTAAAGATAAAAGCCATTGTAACAAAGCTTAAAACTTTTGCCACCTCTATAGGAGCTGCTGTCTTTTGTTGTTGACGGTAGCGTGATGATCTTGGTTCCATGCTGCCTGGAATATAAGCTTTGGCCATTAACTCTTTGGGCACTCTGAAATGCATTCTTGTTCTTCTTGAATATAGTGTTTCATGTAAAGGACGAAGGACTCTGTTAAAACTATGAGTTAGGTTTTCTGATAAGGATTTGATCTGTTACCTTCCAATTTGCTTGGTAAAATTATATCCCCAATGCTTGATGATTGTAAATCTAAGGATGAACAAAGAGGTCTCTATGACCCCTCACCCTAAAATACAACAGAAATCTTTGTGCTTCAATATGGATTAATTAGATTttaagtggtgataaaaggccaGCTCTCTCTACAACAGGACTTCATTGTAATAGCTAAGTCTGAGATTTCAGGGATGTAAAACAAGGCCTTTTAAAGAAAGGTAGACTGTTTCCGTATAATCTTTATTCTTCATAGACTTCCTTAACCTACACAAGAACCTGGCCCACGTTCTTGAGTGTCACAAGGACTCAGGGCTTGGCAGTAAAGTTTCCCTCATAGATTTCCTTTGAAAGGCAGAGGCTGGTTCATTGggttaattaaaatgaaaaagacagaacCTGATCCCAGAGGGACTGAAAGAGAAGGGAGCCTCCAGGGAAGCTGCAGATTTCACTCAAAGGTTT
This window harbors:
- the LOC126065182 gene encoding putative claudin-24 — encoded protein: MHFRVPKELMAKAYIPGSMEPRSSRYRQQQKTAAPIEVAKVLSFVTMAFIFRIAMQPVGLLLSLLGWVLSIITTYLPHWKNLNLELNEMENWTMGLWQTCVIQEEVGWQCKDFDSFLALPAELRISRVLMFLSNGLGFLGLLVSGFGLDCLRIGERQQDLKKRLLILGGVLFWTSGITALVPVSWVAHITVQEFWDKTIPEIVPRWEFGEALFIGWFAGFSLVLGGFLLNCVACSAQAPPASGHYTAAEVQTQCLHLENGTADPEV